From the Nerophis lumbriciformis linkage group LG05, RoL_Nlum_v2.1, whole genome shotgun sequence genome, the window gcaggcgccaagtcctgttggaacttgaaatctccatctccatagagcaggtcagcagcaggaagcatgaagtgctctaaaacttgctggtagacggctgcgttgaccctggatctcaggaaacagagtggaccgacaccagcagatgacatggcaccccaaaccatcactgatgttggaaactttacactagacttcaggcaacgtggatcctgtgcctctcctgtcttcctccagactctgggacctcgatttccaaaggaaatgcaaaatttgcatggttgggtgatggtttggggtgccatgtcatctgctggtgtcggtccactctgtttcctgagatccagggtcaacgcagccgtctaccagcaagttttagagcacttcatgcttcctgctgctgacctgctctatggagatggagatttcaagttccaacaggacttggcgcctgcacacagcgcaaaatctacccgtgcctggtttacggaccatggaatttctgttctaaattggcccgccaactcccctgaccttagccccatagaaaatctgtggggtattgtgaaaaggaagatgcagaatgccagacccaaaaacgcagaagagttgaaggccactatcagagcaacctgggctctcataacacctgagcagtgccagaaactcatcgactccatgccacgccgcattaacgcagtaattgaggcaaaaggagctccaaccaagtattgagtattgtacatgctcatatttttcattttcatacttttcagttggccaacatttctaaaaatcccttttttgtattagccttaagtaatattctaattttgtgacacacggaattttggattttcatttgttgccacttcaaatcatcaaaattaaatgaaataaacatttgaatgcatcagtctgtgtgcaatgaataaatataatgtacaagttacaccttttgaatgcaattactgaaataaatcaagtttttcaaaatattctagtttactggcttttacctgtatatatagaaagggtggtcctaaagagggagaccTTTTtggtggtctcaagaaggtatcaaatacaagaatgtgtgtgtgtgtgtgtgtgtgtgtgtgtgtgtgtgtgtgtgtgtgtgtgtgtgtgtgtgtgtgtgtgtgtgtgtgtgtgtgtgtgcgtgtgtgtgtgtgtgtgtgtacccacACAGTGCATCAGAGTGTGTTGCAGTCGGTCCAGGAGGTCAAGGTAGTGCAGTGGGAGGAGCTTGGAGATGAGTTCTGTGTTGAAGACTCTGTGCTGGTAGATGTCAATCATCTGCCTCACCTCCAGCCAGCCAATCACACACTAGGGAGGCCACAACaccttaataaaaaaaactggaaGCTGAATCTCCATAATTTTACCGTAAAGTTTATAGTAgtaaccgtttttccatttacagtaatacactgtaaaaaaaaacaaaaacaaaaaaaaacaccgtagattttacggtaaaaaaaactggcagatcaGTTTGTGCAAAAATGACATTGATACAGTttctctatttacagtaatgcgatGTAAAAGCAGCGGCCGTAGATTTTAGAGTAGAATTCTTGCAGGTCATAATTTTAGCATAAAAATAACAGTAAgaccatttttctatttacagtcgtacaggggcgccgaaaagggggggtaaaggagacggattctaggggcccatgatggaggggggcccagagaggcccttaatgatgatgaaattataatacaaaaaaaataatgacactgtgctgGGGGCCCTggaaagattcttttcatggggcccaaaatccctagcggcgcccctgcagtCGTACACTGTAAATACAACAACTGTATATTTTGGCAGCTCCTTCGCCAGTATTGGTATTGGATCTActcttttctgctggatctactttcTATTTTATActgcccttttttttaaaattgtttttatcatttttatttttttgctgcagctgttacatacacTGTAATGTTGTACACggaaattgggatttgttatattttgtatatattatagaaaaatataatataatataataatgtaatatatcagtatatagtgtgtatttaatatgtaaatattgctactatggtaaaaAATTTtaatctacttaatacctgcattatcctttccatccttaccctttccatcctttgtaaccgagctactgtgtggaacaatatcccttgtggatcaataaagtttgtctaagtccaagtctaagtaacattttcccatttacagtaatgcactgttaaaaccacacatgtatgtatttcaccgggggtttttttgggtttttttttttttttacagtaattcggtgtaaaaaccaccatatattccaatttttttttactgtaaaacctgCACAGATCTTTTGCCGAAGCACATTCACATGTTTTTCCTGATGTTTGGCTTGTGTATGTGCCATTAAATCTTTAAATTGCGCTCACACCTGCACTGTTGCTGCTTAATGAAAGGCAGCCTTTTTGAAGGGTTCCCCCCCCCCACAATTGAACACGGGAAGTACTTACAATATCGCATCATGTGACTTCGACGACAGGAAGTTGACGACTACTAACCTGAGGACAGCCGGTGCAGAAATTTGGAAGCAGCCGCCAACTTTTGGACCGCCGTCTTTCTTCctgcacaatcaatcaatcaatcaatggatcAATCAATGGATCAATCAATGAGAATGATGGTAAGGAGGATGTCTCACAGGAAGTCTTTGGATGAGGAGTCGACTTTGCGTCCACAAGTTTCGGAGGAGAGCGTTCGGGACCTCCTGTCCGCACGCGAGCCCGCGGGGTCTTGTCGTCAAGGCAACGCAACGGGCCagggggaggaagaggaggaggaggagagtaaGAAGCGAGGTTCTGATGAAGAGGAGAACCATGCTGGACTGTCTATATTCCTCCTTGTCCTCCTCCTCTTTTTTATACTTCCCTGGAAAACATTTCCTCCTCTGAGTCACGGCGTCTCCATggcgatgatgatgaagatgtcaCTTCCCCCTGCTGTGACGTCCCGCTGTTTGATTGACAGCTGATGTTTCCAGGGTTGCTGAGTCAGCGTGAGATTATCAACCCATCCCGGTCATGTGACCTCATCCTTGTGTGCGACACAAAGAgcgactgcacacacacacacacacacacacactcttcctGGTGTGAGAAACCCCCATGTGATGAAATCACACATGTAGGGGAGGGGCTCAGGTGAGAAAAGATGTGACGGCACCGTTACCAAGGCAACACCAAAACAGTATTTCGGAGTGCGTCatattaaatgtttgttttgggCGTAAAGTCCAGCTGTGTGTTCGAGCGTTGTCCAATTGAATGTGTACCGGCCCTTTAAGAAGCCGTCTGGAGCACTTAATACACTtaatgctcccaaatctgctggttttgatgcttcttttgaattctgtgaaaattgtctccattttttcactgacaaaattgtgtcaactagagccagtctatctcagccttcatatgacccttctgttcccctgcatttctcttctgttttccatcagtttgagccggtgtccttttcttttttaagtgacacagttagtcatatgaagccctctggttctcctgcagatgccctcccacctcgcctgtttaaggaggtacttgctactattggatcaagtgtccttaacattatcaatagtagcctctcttctggaatagttccagtagagtttaaacatgcagtggtacgacctctacttaaaaaacccagcctcgacccctctctcctctctaacttcagacctatctctaatcttccatacatttccaaaatattagagaaggttgtctacagtcagttgctgcccttcttagaggataatggtatcactgagctgttccagtccggttttaaagccctccacagcacagagtcagcgcttctaaaagtttttaacgatatcctcctgtccactgattctggtaaatatgttgtcctggtgcttttagatctgtctgctgcgttcgacaccgtcgaccacgccaccttaatcactcgtcttgagaactgtgtgggcattaagggcgccgccctcaactggttccggtcgtacctaaccgacaggagtttttgtgtaaaagtagacagttttatgtcgtccacagctcctttaccacatggggtcccccagggctcaatccttgccccaattttatttgcgctttaccttctcccccttggttctatttttaggaagtacagtattgcatttcatttttatgcccatgattgccagatttattttcccatggcacaaaataacacggttcaacgtcttattgactgcctgcacgacatcaaagtctggctttcagctaacttcctgagcctaaatgaagataaaacagaagttatgttgttcggtccaagccgctctccctcccccaacgttgacctcggcactctgaccccgtatctcagcgactctgtcacaaacctgggggtaaagtttgactcagattttaaattcgaaaaacaaatcagcagcgtcgttcaaaaaagctttgatcaattacgccaaatagcgaaagtgaaaccgcttctatcaagacatgatcttgagaaattaatccacgcttttatctcgactcgtcttgattactgtaatgccctgtatgttggcattagccaggcctccctcgcccgcctgcagctcgtgcagaactctgctgctcgtctgctaacacagacccgcagacgtgagcacatcacccctattttagcgtcccttcactggctccctgtgcgttaccgaatacattttaaactccttttatttgtttttaaatgtctaaacaacctcgcgccaacctatctctccgacctccttcagccttactgccccacccgatccttaagatcagccgatcagctgctgttgacggtccctgacacaaggctgaagcttagaggtgacagagctttcgccgttgctgctcccaagctctggaacgacctacccctgagtgttagacaagcctcctctcttcctgtttttaaatctctcttaaaaacatacttttattccatggcttttaacactgagtgatatccatcctgcaatggcgccccataatacacctgctgtgatcctgtttttatgtttttattaattctattttaattatttattttttatcgtgttctgtttgtgttgtgttgtgtttgctcggtactcgttttatcttttaacctgctcattgtacagcactttggctacccctgtggtaaattttaaatgtgctctataaataaagttgatttgatttgatttgatttaatctTTTAAGCACTTAAATGCAGAACACTGCATGTGATGGACACTTGGAACCCTCAATAGTCGCCAACTTTGCTAAGTATCAGGAGGGGAAGGACTAACTTCACCATTAAGgcgagaagaaaaaaataagggaTTAACTTCCACACACTGAGTACacacttattgaagtgtactcaCGAGGCAAGTTTTCCATTGCACGACACAGacactcgtttttttttttccagttgcgAGGGGCAAACTTTATTAGACAGTAACATCTTGGTCTCCATGGTAACAGCTggcatcaataaataaataatgatccaattaaataaagcatgaataaataaaacaagtataaAAGTTGTTCACGGCGGTCATTGAGTGCTCACACAGCTGTCCTGAAGATTGGAGAAGAGCATCTCCACCTCTCCCAGGGCTTTGTTGATGCCACGCTCGTTGTCCATCTGACACAAACACACTTGTTGAGGTCTCCCTTCATCATCATCACCTCTTATTTTGAAGGGCGACGCTTACCATGGCCAGCTTGTTGCGGAACTCCACGGCGGGCTGATGGTCCTCGTAGTGCTTGACAATCTGGAAGGAGAAAGGCGGCAACGGTCAGTCGGTGGTATTGgtgttaaatcaaatcaaatcaaatcaactttatttataaagcacatttaaaattcaccacaggggtagccaaagtgctgtacaatgagcaggttaaaagataaaacgagtaccgagcaaacacaacacaacacaaacagaacacgatagaaaataaataattaaaatagaattaataaaaacataaaaacaggatcacagcaggtgtattatggggcgccattgcaggatggatatcactcagtgttaaaagccatggaataaaagtatgtttttaagagagatttaaaaacaggaagagaggaggcttgtctaacactcaggggtaggtcgttccagagcttgggagcagcaacggcgaaagctctgtcacctctaagcttcagccttgtgtcagggaccgtcaacagcagctgatcggctgatcttaaggatcgggtggggcagtaaggctgaaggaggtcggagagataggttggcgcgaggttgtttagacatttaaaaacaaataaaaggagtttaaaatgtattcggtaacgcacagggagccagtgaagggacgctaaaataggggtgatgtgctcacgtctgcgggtctgtgttagcagacgagcagcagagttctgcacgagctgcaggcgggcgagggaggcctggctaatgccaacatacagggcattacaataatcaagacgagtcgagataaaagcgtggattaatttctcaagatcatgtcttgatagaagcggtttcactttcgctatttggcgtaattgatcaaagcttttttgaacgacgctgctgatttgtttttcgaatttaaaatctgagtcaaactttacccccaggtttgtgacagagtcgctgagatacggggtcagagtgccgaggtcaacgttgggggagggagagcgacttggaccgaacaacataacttctgttttatcttcatttaggctcaggaagttagcttagTGCACGTGCACGTGCACTCACGCAGCCATGGTGGGCCTGCAGGTCCTGGCTCACGTGGGCCAGGTCGGCGTGCAGCTGGTGCAGTTTGGGATGCTGGTTGTCACGGGGTGTGAAGATGTTGCGCAGGTAGAAGTCCAGGATGTAGGCGTGGAGGCAACAAAGGGGCACGTCGTCCTGGGGGAGGCCGGGTCAAAGGTCAGGGCCTGGCGGAAGGCGGAAATGTGACGAGCGGAGCGTTTCTCACCCGTTTGCTGCTAAAATCGGGGTTGAGTCGGATGCTGGTCTCGTCCGGCGTCTCTAAACTCTGAGCCTGCtcggacattaaaacaacgttcagGACACGTAAGCGACATCTCCGCGATGGTGGGAACTCACGTGTAGGGACACTTCCTGTGCAGCCTGGTATGTGTGCGGGCTTCTCAGCGGCTTGCTGAGTGGTCGGGGGACAGGCCCCGCCTCCGTCCGCTGGGCCCAGCCAATGAGCATCATGAGGACGACGGCAAGCTGGCAGAAGGAGACGAGCGCAGCGGCGACCTTCATGGCGCAAAAACACTTTTGAGCGTAGAAGAAGGTGGAAAAGTCAAGAGTTCACAAAGTTGTGGTGTGAGTTGTTGTGAAGACGCAGCGGCGCTCCTCGTCTTTATACGCGCCAAGCCTCCGCCCCCCCGCACAAATATAGGACAACCAAAAAACCccaaacacaacacacacacacacacacacacacacaggtcagtGGTGGTGTTTACTGTCACTGTGAGGAAATTAAGCGTCAAAGTGTGACGACAAATGTTTGTCATTAATTTAATTGGAGCGATtacatcacttcctgtttccCGACGTGGGCGCGCATGTGTGTAATACCGATGTTTGCGCAAACAATAATCGTTTCCATCACGTGAGACCTAAGTAGCACGCCGCTTGACCACGTCCGTCTTCACATGACGTGACTTATTGTGTGCTCACGCCACATAAAAGACGCATGTAGAGGACTTTTATTTGTGAGGTGTgtgcacaggaagtgacatcggcAGGCCGAGACAATATTTGATCAGGCTGATTGATGAGGAAGAGGAAGTTATGTCATGTTGTGGACTTTTCTACTCACCTGCTGGCGTCACAAAGACAACCACGGACAAACGGATCACACGCAGACGGGTCtacttcaatgttttttttattcagtgaGGCTGGTTTCCATGACGACGTCTCAACTCTTTTCCCAAAAGTCCTCCTGTCTCCTCTGAGCGCGCTCCAGCACCGCCGACGCCTCCGAGCAGGACGCCGCCGAGCGGCAGGACATCACGGACATGCGGTCGTCTAGGTGACAGGATGGTGTTAGTGAGTGGCGGGAAAACGTGGGGGGGGGGAGAGGGGAAGGTCACCTTCGTTCGAGTAGAGGCTGACTCTGGAGAGATCTCGGAACCTCACACCCAAGTCACCTGAGGAGACGGACCGGGGTTAGCGAGACGGGCTTGACAGGACGTGTGAAGCGTGGCGGCGCTCACCGTTGTGCTGGAAGTCAGCGTGTCTCAGGCGGCCTTTCAGGCAGTGCTGCAGGGGCGCGGGGCTGCTCAGTCTGGACCTGATTGCTTTGGACTTCTGCAGGGGGGAGGGGCCACAGGGGTACGCGTTGCAGTCAGGCCACGCCTCAGTAGGCATCGCTTTGCCGGCTGCCGTGGAAACGTCTGCGCCACACCCCTGGGGAGAAAGCGAGACCTCGGCGTGACTAACCCGGTGTCACGTGCGCGCTCACCTGTTTGCACGTGCACTCACCTGATTACAGGTGCAGTTTTCTTCCCCTCTCAGCCTTCCCACTAGGATGGCGCCCCCTGGTGGACATATGCAGCTCAGAAGTcagacttttgaactttgtgtgTGTGAGCGTACCTGTGGCAGGTGTGGTGATGTCATGATGAGTCCTCTGCATCTTCATGTTTGGAGTAGGCAAACGCCCTTCCTCtcttcacacacgcacacacatacagtgATGTCACCACACGGGGGCGGAGCCTAACTGAATGTCAACGTACTCATCCGTTTCGTCGTCTTTTTCCGCTACCCACGCCATCTTGCTTTCAGTCTGGGTGCCGGCGTGGTCTTTGAGGGCGGGCCCGGGCGGAGTGTGTGGCGGTCCAGACAAGGCAGGGCTGCACACGCTAGAGCGACTGAGGACACAAAGTGAGTCCAGATAGGCTGAGAAAGTGCTGAGGTGGTGCACGAGGCTCCGCCCCCTACCTGGGGAGGTCCAGCGCCTCCACGCAGGGACTGCTGCTGCCACGTACTAAAGCGGGGCAAGGGTCGGAGACGGCGTCGCACGGGCTGTCCTCGGTGGTCACGGTGGGCTCCCACAGGACGTTGTGCTCGGACACCAGCTGGCTCAGGTGGTCTCTGGAGAAGTGGGTGCCCCATGCCCGGCGACGGTACCACAAGGCCTTCTGCCTCAGTGCCATCACCTGGACACATCGCACGGTGAGAGGGCTTGACACACATCGGCAGGAAGTGACCCAAATGGGGGTTCCTAGAAACCACCAGACTTCTCGTAAATGTCCCACTCTGACCCCACATCACCTACACCACACCTCAAAAAGGAAGTGGAGTTTCGATGACGAGCAGCGTCGAGACTGAgaccttttttcttctttttttttttttttagacatacctgatgccgtgtgtgtgtgtgtgagagagtgagaCATTTCTGTGAAAAGGAAGCGCTGTGGTTTGAATAACTTTGGTTTGTGTCGCGACGTGTGCTGACTCATCAAGTCATACAAGCTCCTCGAGGTCATGTGACAAGGACCCACCTGAGGGGTGTGGTCCGAGTGTCCGTCTCCTTTGGCCATCTTGTGGAGAGGGGGGCGAAAGTTGATTTCGTATTCTGTCAGcttcctgtcacacacacacacactcttatcaTCACCAGCTCGTCTCAcactcctcacacacacacacacctttgtcTTCTGTGAGGAGGATAATTGGTATCCTTCTGCGGGAGGGGCACGCCATGCTGGGGGCAGGGCTTCCTGTCACACTCCTCCCTCTTTTTCTTAATCCTCTGATGGAAAAACAACATGAGCAACAACAGACGCCatcttgctgtgtgtgtgtgtgtgtgtgtttgtgtgtcctgggcatgacgttaaagtgtatccggcagtggaggctcctctatgggggtcttggggcactaggaggttaacccctttactactgttaccccaggtggcccttggcaaaggcctagtacctgactgccccctagccagggatacggtgtaGACCTCAACAGCGGagtaggcggaagacggtagatttaagtactaccacaacggctgcgatggcggaagaaggctgcagcagaaaagggtccccagtcgtcttggactccatgccactggaccctgacccgattctgtcaaggatcgtgtggtgactgtctatgcaccagtctccccactttaaactAGGtgacgcacaggcatcctccataaagggatacacccttgatggtgtgtgtgtgcgtgtgtgtgtgtgtgagagcgtaCCGTGTGTACGTAGAAGGGCGGAAGCCTCTGCTGATGTTCCACATGTTTCCGTAGACGGGGCCCACGAGGCAGAGGTTCGCCCTGGAAGCTGCGGCGGTACTCCGTATCCATGGCAATGGGGTGCGTTCTGACTCCCGTGCGGAGCGTCTAGCAGACACATGTTCTCTTTAGCACCGCCTAGTGGCGATATGGCTGTACTGCAGCTCACCTGCTGTGCCCTCAGCAGCGGAGAACGACCAGCGTCTTCCTTCCTGCTCCAATCCAACCTTTCACTTGTCGACCTCGGCTCCGCCTTGCGGCGTAGACCGTGAAGACTCTGCGGTGAGTGGATGTTGCGTTGCAAGAttgaagcaaaaaaataaaaaataaaaaaaacacatcaaaatGACAGCTGACCTCATTGGCTGAAGGGTCATGTCCATGACGGCCGCTGGTCTGCGACTGGCGATCAATCATTGTGGGGCGGGGCTTCTCTAGAGAGACATTTTAAACATGTTAGACTTAGAcaacctttttattgtcattcaaatttgaactttacagtacagataagaacaacatttcgttgcattagctcatggtagtgcaggataaggaCCAataagatcatacttgccaaccctcccggattttccgggagactcccgaaattcagcgcctctcccgaaaacctcccgaaattcaggcggagactgagtgaggacagcctgttttcacgtccgctttcccacaatataaacagcgtgcctgcccaatcacgttataactgtagaatgatccgagggcgagttcttggtttcttatgtgggtttattgttaggcagtttcattaacgtcctcccagcgcaacaacaacacacaacaacagcagtcacgtttttcgtctaccgtaaagcagtttgtctgccttaaacagcaatgttgtgacactcttaaacaggacaatactgccatctactgtacatgcatatgtgacaataacatctagggcttttagagagtgcagtgcacaactgcgcacacaacaaggagacgaagcagaatgcatcatcacagagggtgttcagcatggttagaaaaatagtgacagagactagaacaaggatggacaattcaacccttaactcaacaatgagtagatgagtgttatgtgtgtgtatatgtgtaaataaatgaacactgaaattcatccatccatccatccatccattttctaccgcttattccctttggggtcgcggggggcgctggagcctatctcagctacaatcgggcggaaggcggggtacaccctggacaagtcgccacctcatcgcagggccaacacagatagagagacaacattcacactcacattcacacactagggccaatttagtgttgccaatcaacctatccccaggtgcatgtctttggaggtgggaggaagccggagtacccggagggaacccacgcagtcacggggagaacatgcaaactccacacagaaagatcccgagcccgggattgaacccaagactacccaggaccttcgtattgtgaggcagacgcactaacccctctccc encodes:
- the il22 gene encoding interleukin-22 isoform X2 — encoded protein: MMLIGWAQRTEAGPVPRPLSKPLRSPHTYQAAQEVSLHAQSLETPDETSIRLNPDFSSKRDDVPLCCLHAYILDFYLRNIFTPRDNQHPKLHQLHADLAHVSQDLQAHHGCIVKHYEDHQPAVEFRNKLAMMDNERGINKALGEVEMLFSNLQDSCVSTQ
- the il22 gene encoding interleukin-22 isoform X1, producing the protein MKVAAALVSFCQLAVVLMMLIGWAQRTEAGPVPRPLSKPLRSPHTYQAAQEVSLHAQSLETPDETSIRLNPDFSSKRDDVPLCCLHAYILDFYLRNIFTPRDNQHPKLHQLHADLAHVSQDLQAHHGCIVKHYEDHQPAVEFRNKLAMMDNERGINKALGEVEMLFSNLQDSCVSTQ
- the mdm1 gene encoding nuclear protein MDM1 isoform X1, giving the protein MSYQKSSRRCRSDSPEKSISLSYPRPDLKAYSRREVRKRHSSGGPTKSSVQAAHNKAPPAGPDPHQHKDSDHHPEPPVELGPPAGPREKPRPTMIDRQSQTSGRHGHDPSANESLHGLRRKAEPRSTSERLDWSRKEDAGRSPLLRAQQTLRTGVRTHPIAMDTEYRRSFQGEPLPRGPRLRKHVEHQQRLPPFYVHTRIKKKREECDRKPCPQHGVPLPQKDTNYPPHRRQRKLTEYEINFRPPLHKMAKGDGHSDHTPQVMALRQKALWYRRRAWGTHFSRDHLSQLVSEHNVLWEPTVTTEDSPCDAVSDPCPALVRGSSSPCVEALDLPSRSSVCSPALSGPPHTPPGPALKDHAGTQTESKMAWVAEKDDETDEEEGRLPTPNMKMQRTHHDITTPATGGAILVGRLRGEENCTCNQGCGADVSTAAGKAMPTEAWPDCNAYPCGPSPLQKSKAIRSRLSSPAPLQHCLKGRLRHADFQHNGDLGVRFRDLSRVSLYSNEDDRMSVMSCRSAASCSEASAVLERAQRRQEDFWEKS
- the mdm1 gene encoding nuclear protein MDM1 isoform X2, which gives rise to MSKSSRRCRSDSPEKSISLSYPRPDLKAYSRREVRKRHSSGGPTKSSVQAAHNKAPPAGPDPHQHKDSDHHPEPPVELGPPAGPREKPRPTMIDRQSQTSGRHGHDPSANESLHGLRRKAEPRSTSERLDWSRKEDAGRSPLLRAQQTLRTGVRTHPIAMDTEYRRSFQGEPLPRGPRLRKHVEHQQRLPPFYVHTRIKKKREECDRKPCPQHGVPLPQKDTNYPPHRRQRKLTEYEINFRPPLHKMAKGDGHSDHTPQVMALRQKALWYRRRAWGTHFSRDHLSQLVSEHNVLWEPTVTTEDSPCDAVSDPCPALVRGSSSPCVEALDLPSRSSVCSPALSGPPHTPPGPALKDHAGTQTESKMAWVAEKDDETDEEEGRLPTPNMKMQRTHHDITTPATGGAILVGRLRGEENCTCNQGCGADVSTAAGKAMPTEAWPDCNAYPCGPSPLQKSKAIRSRLSSPAPLQHCLKGRLRHADFQHNGDLGVRFRDLSRVSLYSNEDDRMSVMSCRSAASCSEASAVLERAQRRQEDFWEKS
- the mdm1 gene encoding nuclear protein MDM1 isoform X3; this encodes MIDRQSQTSGRHGHDPSANESLHGLRRKAEPRSTSERLDWSRKEDAGRSPLLRAQQTLRTGVRTHPIAMDTEYRRSFQGEPLPRGPRLRKHVEHQQRLPPFYVHTRIKKKREECDRKPCPQHGVPLPQKDTNYPPHRRQRKLTEYEINFRPPLHKMAKGDGHSDHTPQVMALRQKALWYRRRAWGTHFSRDHLSQLVSEHNVLWEPTVTTEDSPCDAVSDPCPALVRGSSSPCVEALDLPSRSSVCSPALSGPPHTPPGPALKDHAGTQTESKMAWVAEKDDETDEEEGRLPTPNMKMQRTHHDITTPATGGAILVGRLRGEENCTCNQGCGADVSTAAGKAMPTEAWPDCNAYPCGPSPLQKSKAIRSRLSSPAPLQHCLKGRLRHADFQHNGDLGVRFRDLSRVSLYSNEDDRMSVMSCRSAASCSEASAVLERAQRRQEDFWEKS